From one Streptomyces sp. R41 genomic stretch:
- a CDS encoding MarR family winged helix-turn-helix transcriptional regulator, translating into MTTADGRAETDGTSAGRGEAKGAPAGRAETDATPTGRAGTESAPAGRAAPGDTVAAVVRQWHTVRPDLDTGPMEVIGRVNRCAALLQQAEDAPLRRAGLTRPEFDVLGTLRRTGHELTPSEIARETFSSGAAVTKRLKQLTERGLVERRGDTRDRRVAHVRLTDEGRELVDGILPEQLAYETTVLSGIDRGRQRELAELLGELLGQLEGRLGLPR; encoded by the coding sequence ATGACGACAGCGGATGGGCGGGCGGAGACGGACGGCACCTCCGCCGGACGGGGCGAGGCAAAGGGCGCCCCTGCCGGGCGGGCGGAGACGGACGCCACCCCGACCGGACGGGCCGGGACCGAGAGCGCTCCCGCCGGACGGGCCGCGCCCGGAGACACCGTGGCCGCCGTCGTGCGGCAGTGGCACACGGTGCGTCCCGATCTCGACACCGGGCCCATGGAGGTCATCGGCCGCGTCAACCGCTGTGCCGCGCTCCTGCAGCAGGCCGAGGACGCCCCGCTGCGCCGGGCCGGGCTCACCCGGCCAGAGTTCGACGTCCTCGGCACCCTGCGGCGCACCGGACACGAGCTGACGCCCAGCGAGATCGCCCGCGAGACCTTCTCCTCCGGTGCCGCCGTCACCAAGCGGCTCAAGCAGCTGACCGAGCGTGGCCTGGTCGAGCGGCGCGGTGACACCCGTGACCGCCGGGTCGCGCATGTCCGGCTCACCGACGAGGGGCGCGAACTCGTCGACGGCATCCTCCCTGAGCAACTCGCCTACGAGACGACGGTCCTGTCCGGGATCGATCGTGGCCGACAGCGTGAACTCGCCGAGTTGCTGGGCGAGTTGCTCGGTCAGTTGGAAGGCCGACTGGGACTGCCGCGGTGA